The segment GCTAAGAATGCCGGAAAATTGGAGTCATGTGCAGGCGAGTTCTGAGACGGTGAAGACCCGAGACGAGGCGGAGAAAGCGTTTAATCGGTTGTCGATCACCGAACGGACAAAGTACACCACAGAGACGATCTCGAATGCAGGAGGTCAGTTGGTGCTGAAAGAGTTTGAGGTTGATCCGGATAAAGAGCCTGCCTCTTATATTGTGGTGACATTGCTCGTCGGGACGGCGGATGATAAGCCGCTGTTTATGGAGATTCGATCGATGGAAGCGTTGACTGAGGTGCTGAATCAGTTAGCGAGTTTGAATGCAGAGTATTTAATGAAGTTTGAACTGCAATGGACTCCACAGGCAGACGGAGATAGCCTCACTTACGATGAGATGCTCCTGGAATATCCGAAAATGTTGCAGATTTAGAGTTGCGGAGAAAACGATTGAGGGGCGAGTTTCACCGCAATAAATTTTGGATAGGGAGATAGGGAGCAATCTCAATCTGGGTGCTCCCCACTCCCCACTCCCCACTCCCCACCTCCGAAAGTCTCTATTTTTTCGTCAATGCCGCGATCGCATCTATCAATTCCTCAGATTCCAACGGTTTCGCGAGATGCTTTTGAAATCCAGCGGCGATCGCTTGTTTTTGATTCAACTCTCCTGCATAAGCAGTGAGCGCGATCGCACGAATTTCTCCGCCTTGGTCTGGCGGTAACGCTCGGACTTGCTGCATCAGCATGTAACCATCCATTTCCGGCATTCCGATATCACTGACGAGAATATCGAAACGCGATTGTGCCAATGCCTGTAATGCTTCGCACGCTGAAGGGACAGACACTACGATCGCTCCAGCTTCTTCGAGCAAAAATTCCACAAGCCCAAGCGCATCGGAATCATCATCGACGACTAAAATTTTGAGATCCTTCAAGCTAGCGGATGAATCAGCCGATTGTGCTTCAGATTGAAGCTCGGCTGCTGTTGACAAGCGAGGTAATCGCACCATAAATGTTGTTCCTTGCCCTTCACCTGGGCTTTCTACTGCAACAGTTCCACCATGCAGTTCAGTTAGATATCGAACGATCGCGAGTCCCAATCCTAACCCGCCAAACTGACGAGTGGTTGCGCCATCTTCTTGACGGAAATAGTCAAATACATGCGGTAAAAACTCAGGAGCAATACCCTTTCCTGTGTCGTGTACAGTCATTTGAATTTGATGATCAATTGCGGTCAAATGAATCTGCACCTGCCCTCCAGTAGGCGTAAATTTCACGGCATTTGAGAGCAAATTCCAGACAATCTGCTGTAAACGAGTCGCATCTCCTGCAACATCGTTGACCTCAGACTCAAAAACGGTTTCAATCTCAATCGATTTCGCTTCAGCCGCTAACCGAACCGTCTCGATCGCGGCTCGAATCACCGTTGCTAAATTCACCGTGCTTACATTGAGGTTGATCTTGCCCTGCAAAATTCGAGAGACATCGAGTAGATCCGCAATCAGATCCGATTGAAGTTTGGCATTGCGCTCGATCGTAGCTAACGCATAAGCCGTTTTCTCTGCATCTAACCTGCCTGTTTGCAAGAGCCTCGACCAGCCTAAGATCGGATTCAAGGGAGATCGTAATTCATGCGAGAGCACCGCGAGAAATTCATCTTTAATCCGATTCGCTTGTTCGGCTTTCTCACGGGCAACTTGCTCAAGCTGAAGAATATGAGCTTGCTCGGCTTCAAGCTGTTTGCGTTGGCTAATATCGCGATAAAAAATTCCTAACCCTTCTTCAAATGGATAAGCGTTCACTTCTAACCAAACATCGTGGCTCGGCGGTTCATAGTAGTGATGTTCAAAGTGCGCTGCTGTCTGTTGCGCGATCGCTCGACGGTATTGCGTTTCAATTTCGGTTCCGATCGCCGCAGGCCATTCTTCCCAAAGTGTTTTACCGATGACTTCAGAGCGAGGTTTATTGTTAATGCGTTCGGCAGTAGCATTTTGATAAATAATTTTCCAGTGATGGTCTAAAGCCACAAATGCATCACTCATACTTTCTAGAAGCTGATCGATCCGTCTTAGAGCAGTTTCGGCTTGTTGTTTTGCCGTTTCACTCGCGGCTCGTAAGGTTTGCTCTCGTTGGAGTGCTTCTTGTCGAAGTTTCGAGAGTTTGAGGGTGGCTTCGACTCTCGCTAATAGCTCACGTGCAGAAAAAGGCTTCGTCAGATAATCATCGGCTCCGGCGGCTAAGCCTTCGACTCTGGCTTCTTCTCCTGCACGGGCAGAGAGGAGAATGATGGGAATCTCTCGGGTTTGCGGGCTGTCTCGCAGGGCACTTAAGACCCCAAATCCATCGAGTTGGGGCATCATCACATCTGTGAGAATGAGATCTGGAGTGCGATCGCAAACCGCATCCAACACGGCTAAACCATCCGAAACGGCTTTGACTTCATACTGTTGGGCGAGAAGACGTTTGACATAATCCCGCATATCCGCATTATCATCGGCAAGTAGAACGTAAGCCTGAGGACTCGAAGACTGCATCACCGGATTCAAGTCCAGTGGGGTAGCAACGGAACTTGAGTCTGGTAGCCATCGTAGCGCTTCTTCGACATAAGAGCTTGCACCCGTTGCGCTGGTCGTACGAGTTTCGCTAATTTGTTCAACCGGAAGATGAGCGGTTCCGGTTGGAATGGCGATCGTAAAACAAGTTCCTTCTCCTTCCTGGCTGATGACCTCGATCGTGCCTTGGTGCAGTTTGACTAATTCTTGAACTAAAGAAAGTCCAATTCCTGATCCTTCAAAGCTTCGTCCTTGTGACGCTTTCACCCGATGGAACCGCTCAAACAGATGCGGAATTTCTGCTGCGGGAATGCCAACTCCGGTGTCTCGAACGATCAGTTGAACCTGGTCTATCCGCCAGCACAACTGCACAGTAATCTTGCCTTCAAAGGTAAATTTGAAGGCATTCGAGAGAAGATTCAGAACAATCTTTTCCCACATCTCATGATCGACATACACCGCTTCTGGAAGTGCAGGACAATCGACCACGAACTGGAGATTGGCACGCTCGATCGCAGATCGAAAGACACTCGCTAAATCTGTTGTGTAGCTTGCCAGATCAGTTGGTTCATAAACGGCTTGCACTCGTCCGGCTTCATTCGGGAAAAGTCTAGCAGAGTGTTCACTAGCTTTAGCAAGCGCATTCCGTTGCGTTGAACGATCTCGATGCGCTCTCGCTGGGTCGGAGGAAGGGGATGAATCGGATCGCTGAGTGCCTCTTCAGTGGGGCTTAACATTAGCGTCAGAGGCGTGCGAAATTCGTGGCTGATATTGTTAAAGAAGACGGTTTTTGCTCGATCGAGTTCTGCAAGGGTTTCGGCGCGTTTACGTTCTTCTTCATACGCCTGAGCATTGGCAATGCTTGCTGCGATCTGACCTGTAACTAGATCAAGAAAGCCTTGATAGTTATCATCTAGCAATCGGAACGGATTGAGACCTGCGACTAAAATGCCAGCTTGTCCTGTGTCTCCTGAGGCGACGATCGGCATAACAATGGCTTGATGAGGGGGATGCTGCCATGCGCCTTTGGGAAGCTCAGCGGTGAGGTTTGTAATGATTGCGGATGTTTGCGATCGCACAACCTCACTCAACTGCCAAATCGAATCTTGGTCGAATCCGACCGCTTCAAGCGCCAGCGGATGATCACGCTCGATTCCCGCTGTGCCGGATAAGATCACTTGCTGCTGTTCAACATCAATCAGATAAATCAAAGCAAACGGCAGATCATAAGGATTTGCAGCTAAACACTGGGCACTGAAAGTACAAGCCTCATCGAACGTCCGAGCATCCGCAGTTTTAGCCGCAAGGACACGTAACAATGCTAACTGTCGCTCTCCAATCACTTGCTGCGTATTGTCAGTATTGGCGCAAATAATCCCGCCTGTTCCGCCTTGATCATCCGGGATAGGACTATATGAAAACGTGTAGTAAGTTTCTTCGGGATACCCGTTGCGCTCCATGATCAGCAGCAGCGATTCATCATAGGTCGCTTCGTTTCTCAGCATGACTGAAGCCGTTCGCGGCTCGACCTCATCCCAAATTTCACGCCACACAACCGAGGTCGGCTGTCCTAACATTTCTGGATGTTTGCCGCCGAGAATCGCTCGATACGCGTCGTTATAGAGGTAGGTTAAGTTGGTTCCCCAGGCAATCCACATTGGTTGACGCGAGGTCAGCATAATTCGCACCGCTGTTTTTAAGCTTTGCTGCCATTGTTCTGGCTCACCGAGCGGAGCCTTTGACCAATCGAGTTCTCGAATGCGTCTGCCCATTTCGCCACCGCCTTGGAGAAAGCTTGCTGTGCTCGGTTCAGGTTTCATGCTTGGCTCCTTGATAATGTGGCGATCGCACGAATCAATTCTTCTGGCTCGATGGGTTTGGCAAGATGCTGCTGAAATCCGGCTTCAAGCGCTTGCTGCTGGTTAAACTCTCCTGCATAGGCAGAAACTGCGATCGCGGGAATTTCTCCTCCCCATTTCGATGTTCTAGCACGAATCTGTCGAATTAACAGGTAGCCATCCATCTCAGGCATCCCTAAGTCACTGACGATGACATTGGGCAAGGTCTGATCGAGTACCTGTAAGGCGGCGAGTCCAGATGGCACGGCAATGACTGTTGCACCATTTTGTTCAAGTAAGAAAGCTTGATATTCGCGAGTATCGAGATCATCGTCGATGAGTAAAACTGTTACATGGTTTAACTCTCCTTCTTGCGCTGCATCCGGGCAATGCGGCTCAAGCGCGCTCTTGCTCAATTGCGCTTGCAAATTCATCGGCAGTTTTACAATAAATGTCGCGCCGTGATTGACTCCCTGACTTTCTGCCTGGACGGTTCCGCCATGCATTTCGATGATGCGCTGTACGATCGCGAGTCCCAGTCCTAATCCGCCAAATTTGCGAGTCGTTGAGCCATCTTCTTGCTGAAAGGAGTCAAAGATCCGAGGCAAAAAATTAGGCTGAATGCCTTTACCTGTGTCGATGACCTGAATTTCAGCCCGGTGATCGCTAGACCTTAATGTGACTGTCACAGTTCCGCCGTCTGGCGTGAACTTGACGGCATTGGTGAGCAAATTGCAGATAGCTTGCTGTAATCGAACTGGATCAGCCGATACGGGAGCCGTCGGATTAAAAGTGAGCGTTAACTGAATGTTTTTTGCGGCAGCGGCGAGACGTACTGTCTCAACGGCGGCAGAAATGATCTGAGTCAAATCAACAATCGTAGGATTTAACAGCAGCTTGCCTTGAATAATTCGGGAGATATCGAGTAAATCTTCGATCAGTCGAGATTGCAGCTTGGCATTGCGCTCGATCGTGGCTAAAGCTCCTCGCTGTTGATTGGCATCGAGTTTGCCCGATTGTAGCAATTTGATCCAGCCTAAAATCGGATTCAGTGGCGTTCTCAGTTCGTGAGAGAGAACCGCGAGAAATTCATCTTTGATCTGATTTGCTTGATCGGCTGCTTCTCGTGCAGCTTCGCGCTCTGTTTCGATTCGCCTGCGCTCGGTCACATCCTGAAATAGCACTGCAACTTTGTTGCTTTCAGCAGGTTCAAGCCGGAATGCATAGATATCAAACCAACGATTCATCGCAGCCGAGTGATCCTGAAATCGCGTCGGTTCGCCTGTCCGCAGCACTTGCGCATAGATATCAAACCAGAATGTTTCAATCTCAGGAATTAGCTCACGAATTGTTTTGCCAACGGCTTGTGTCAGTCCCGTTTGCTGTTCAAAAGCTGGATTGACTTCAACAAGGCGATAATCAATTGCTATGTCCTTCTCAAACACGAGTTCAATTACACAGAAGCCTTCATCGATCGATTCAAACAAGGTTTGATATCGTTTCTCAGAGTGTTGGAGTGCTGCTTGAGCTTGGATCTGCTCGGTTACGTTTCTAAAGTAAACGGTAATGCCTGGCCTGGCTGGATAGGCACGAACTTCGTACCATCGATTGTGGTCGGGATAAAATGCGGTTGTTGCGCCGACAACTTGATCGTGCATTGCACCGCGATAAATTCGCTCAAACTCAGTTCCGATCAAGCCTGGATATTCTGTCCACAGGTTCTTGCTGACCGAAGCGTTGCTCGATCGCTCAAGCATTGCTTCAGCCGATTTGTTCATGTAAGTAAACTGCCATTGGGCATTCAGTGCAAAGAACCCATCGGTAATACTTTCTAGAATGTTACGACTCTGTTCTTCACTGTCTTGCAGTGCGATCGCGGCTTGTTTACGATCGCTAATATCGGTGAATAAAATGGCAAACTGTGGATAGGTATCGATTGGGAAAGCACTGACTTCAAACCATCGATTCATAGCCTGAGAGCCACTCTCAAAGCGTTCAGGTTTCCTCGTCTGTACAACTCTACTATAGGTTTCGAACCAAAACTCTTCTAAATTAGGGACTAATTCTCGTGCTGTTTTTCCGATTGCACCTTTCAGCCCTGTCATCGATTCAAAAATAGAATTGGCTTCTAGGAATCGATAGTCTTGCGGATTTCCTTGTTCGTCAAACATCATTTCACAAAGGCAGAATCCTTGATTCATCGACTCAAACAAGGTGCGATATTTTGTCTCAGATTGTCGGAGGGCTGCTTCTGCGCGTGCCCGTTCAACGGCTGCCCAAGTTCGCTCTGCGGTTTCTTCGATCTGTCTTGCTTCCAGCTTTGTCCATTGTCGCGGAGTCGATTGATGCACAATGAGCAAGGCGACTAATTGACCGTTCTTGATCAAAGGCGTATCACAATAGGCGGCAATGTCGATCGCTTTGAACTTTGCTTTCTCACGCTCTGTCAGGCGCTTACTGTGCTGAATATCTGAGACAATCACTTGTTGCCCCATTCTGTAGTCTTTGATCAAGTCTCGACCATATTCTTCTGTACTAAATACTCCGCTCAGTTCTGCTACGCCGTTTGTGTAGCTCCGGTAGATGCTCACTTGTTGATGATTCAGTAAAATTTCAGCATAAGCAACACGGCTTGCCCCTAACGACTCGCCTAGCACATGCGCTGCTGTTGACTGAATTGCTTCCGCATCTGTCAGTGGACGTAATGCATCATTCAGTACGATACAAAAGGCATCAATCTGATTTCCTATCAGGATGTCTTCAGTGCCTGTTGCTTTCTCATCCTGAGCCACGCTCTATTCTCCCAATTTTCCCTCTGATGAACGGCTTAGTAAGCGTAGGGTTGACTAGCAGAAAAGATAAAACAATCGCGTATCGCTAGACACTATCTTTAGATAGAATTTTGCTTAACCTGAACAAGTGCCAATCAGCAATTAAATCTGCGTCTGATACGGTAAAGTCCAGTCTTAATAACTATCTCAATCTATGACCCATCAGCTTAATCCGGATTTGCAGCAGTTCAAAACGATGCTCAAAGACCAAGGTGTGAAATATGCGATCGCGAGCTTTGTTGATATTCATGGCATGTGCAAAGCGAAAATGGTTCCTCTGTCGCATTTTGACCAAATGATGCAAGGGTCAGAGCTATTTACGGGGGCTGCTTTGGATGGCGTTCCTCAAGAGGTCAGTGATGAAGAAGTCGCAACAATGCCTGATCTTGCCAGTGCAACGATTTTGCCGTGGAATTCAGAGATGGTTTGGCTTGCGAGTGATTTGTATTTGCGGGGTCAACCGTTTGAGGCGTGCTGTCGCAGCATTCTTAAATCTGTGTTGCAGCAAGCAGCAGAAATGGGGTTTCAGTTTAATCTGGGGATTGAAACTGAGTTTTTTATTCTCAAAGATCAGGATGGGCAAGCGGTTCCAATCAGCGATCGCGATACGCTAGCAAAGCCTTGCTATGACTTGCAAGGACTGCTCGATAACTATGCTTGGGTAGATGAGATTGTGCAAGCGATGAATCATCTCGGTTGGGATGTGTATTCGTTTGATCACGAAGATGGCAATGGTCAGTTTGAAACGGATTTCACTTATACGGATGCGCTGACGATGTCCGATCGCTTGATCTTTTTCCGCTTGATGGTGAAGGAAATTGCGCGGAAGCATGGTTACTTTGCAACGTTTATGCCCAAGCCGTTTGCGAATCGTACAGGAAGCGGCGCGCATTACAATATGTCGCTTGCAGATTTGAAAACTGGGGAGAATTTGTTTGTCGATCGAGCAGATCCGCGTCGTTGCGGTTTGTCGAAATTGGGCTATCAGTTTATTGCAGGTGTGCTTCGTCATGCGCCTGCGATTTGTGCGGTGATTGCTCCGACTGTGAATAGCTACAAGCGGTTGATCGCACGAGGAAGTATGTCTGGGTTTACTTGGGCACCTGTGTATATTTGCTATGGCAACAACAATCGCACGAATATGTTGCGCATTCCACTAGCAGGTGGACGAGTTGAATGTCGGGCGGCTGATATTTCCTGCAATCCCTACTTGGGTGCAGCGATGATTTTAGCAGCAGGGTTAGAAGGGATTCGAGAAGGACTCGACCCCGGTGAACCGCATACTGAGAATATGTATACCTACACGACAGCAGAACTAGCAGAAATGGGGATTAAGATGCTTCCTCGAACTTTAGGAGAAGCGATCGAAGCGTTTGCTGCTGACCCGTTGAGCGAATCGGTAATGGGTTCGTTAATGTATCAAACCTATGTTGATTTCAAAACTCAAGAATGGTTTGAGTATCACAATCATGTTTCAGATTGGGAAGTTCAGCGCTATATGAAGTTCTTCTAGCTCCCCATTTTTTACAATCAATCTGACTAACTCTAGGCGAAACCTGAGGGGGGAATTTCGCCTAGTCTAAGAGGATGTTTGATAGAGAGTATGAAAAGACTCTGCGCTCTCGTTGCTATCCTACCCCGGAGTGAATTCGGGGCTAGTACTAAACTGGACTAACCAGAGGCTTGAGCGATGCAGTCCTTTCAAAGGGCTTCGCACAGTTAGCCCTGGAATTCCATTTCGGGGCGGGTGAGTGCGTCTCAACGATTACTTTTCAAATACTCTACTAGTGCCGCGTCTGATCCGCCCAAGGTGTGAGCACTGCCGACATCCATTTCAGACCGTAATCGATCGCAAGTCCAATCAAACCAATCAGCAAAATGCAGAACAACACTTTCTCAGTTTGCAAATAGCGTTGGGCTTGAATAATTCTGAAGCCTATGCCAGTTTGAGCCGCGACTAGTTCAGCAATCACGAGATAGTTCCAAGCTCCCGAAATATTCACTCGCAGCGTATCTAACACACTCGGAAATGTCGCCGGAACAATCACCCGAAACAACACATCTCGCCGTGTCGCACCTAACGTATAAGCAACATTGATCATCTCACTGGGAATGAACTTTACTGCATCCGCAATCATAATCGCGTTATAAAGCACGACGCCCAACGTAATGATTAGAATCTTAGACTCCTCACCCAAGCCTAACCAAATCACAATCAGCGGCACAAAAGCAGTCACAGGCATGTAGCGCACGGTTCCGACAAAAGGAGCGAACAGGCTCTCCATGCTGTAGAACGTTCCCATAGCAATGCCCATTGGTACACCAATTAATGCTGCCACAACAAATCCTGCTAGCACTCGCCCACAACTGGTCAGTACATCTGAGATCAGATCATTGTTGATGAACATTTCAATCCCAGACTGCACAACGGCAGTTGGTGTGGGCAAAAACATCGGTGGAACGACTTGAGCATAGCTAATCAGCGACCAGAGCAAGAGTGGAACTGCCAGCGAGATCATCACAATCAGTGCCGACAATCGACGCGGAAATCCTTGA is part of the Leptolyngbya boryana PCC 6306 genome and harbors:
- a CDS encoding ATP-binding protein → MQAVYEPTDLASYTTDLASVFRSAIERANLQFVVDCPALPEAVYVDHEMWEKIVLNLLSNAFKFTFEGKITVQLCWRIDQVQLIVRDTGVGIPAAEIPHLFERFHRVKASQGRSFEGSGIGLSLVQELVKLHQGTIEVISQEGEGTCFTIAIPTGTAHLPVEQISETRTTSATGASSYVEEALRWLPDSSSVATPLDLNPVMQSSSPQAYVLLADDNADMRDYVKRLLAQQYEVKAVSDGLAVLDAVCDRTPDLILTDVMMPQLDGFGVLSALRDSPQTREIPIILLSARAGEEARVEGLAAGADDYLTKPFSARELLARVEATLKLSKLRQEALQREQTLRAASETAKQQAETALRRIDQLLESMSDAFVALDHHWKIIYQNATAERINNKPRSEVIGKTLWEEWPAAIGTEIETQYRRAIAQQTAAHFEHHYYEPPSHDVWLEVNAYPFEEGLGIFYRDISQRKQLEAEQAHILQLEQVAREKAEQANRIKDEFLAVLSHELRSPLNPILGWSRLLQTGRLDAEKTAYALATIERNAKLQSDLIADLLDVSRILQGKINLNVSTVNLATVIRAAIETVRLAAEAKSIEIETVFESEVNDVAGDATRLQQIVWNLLSNAVKFTPTGGQVQIHLTAIDHQIQMTVHDTGKGIAPEFLPHVFDYFRQEDGATTRQFGGLGLGLAIVRYLTELHGGTVAVESPGEGQGTTFMVRLPRLSTAAELQSEAQSADSSASLKDLKILVVDDDSDALGLVEFLLEEAGAIVVSVPSACEALQALAQSRFDILVSDIGMPEMDGYMLMQQVRALPPDQGGEIRAIALTAYAGELNQKQAIAAGFQKHLAKPLESEELIDAIAALTKK
- a CDS encoding histidine kinase dimerization/phospho-acceptor domain-containing protein, with protein sequence MKPEPSTASFLQGGGEMGRRIRELDWSKAPLGEPEQWQQSLKTAVRIMLTSRQPMWIAWGTNLTYLYNDAYRAILGGKHPEMLGQPTSVVWREIWDEVEPRTASVMLRNEATYDESLLLIMERNGYPEETYYTFSYSPIPDDQGGTGGIICANTDNTQQVIGERQLALLRVLAAKTADARTFDEACTFSAQCLAANPYDLPFALIYLIDVEQQQVILSGTAGIERDHPLALEAVGFDQDSIWQLSEVVRSQTSAIITNLTAELPKGAWQHPPHQAIVMPIVASGDTGQAGILVAGLNPFRLLDDNYQGFLDLVTGQIAASIANAQAYEEERKRAETLAELDRAKTVFFNNISHEFRTPLTLMLSPTEEALSDPIHPLPPTQRERIEIVQRNGMRLLKLVNTLLDFSRMKPDECKPFMNQLIWQATQQI
- a CDS encoding ATP-binding protein; protein product: MAQDEKATGTEDILIGNQIDAFCIVLNDALRPLTDAEAIQSTAAHVLGESLGASRVAYAEILLNHQQVSIYRSYTNGVAELSGVFSTEEYGRDLIKDYRMGQQVIVSDIQHSKRLTEREKAKFKAIDIAAYCDTPLIKNGQLVALLIVHQSTPRQWTKLEARQIEETAERTWAAVERARAEAALRQSETKYRTLFESMNQGFCLCEMMFDEQGNPQDYRFLEANSIFESMTGLKGAIGKTARELVPNLEEFWFETYSRVVQTRKPERFESGSQAMNRWFEVSAFPIDTYPQFAILFTDISDRKQAAIALQDSEEQSRNILESITDGFFALNAQWQFTYMNKSAEAMLERSSNASVSKNLWTEYPGLIGTEFERIYRGAMHDQVVGATTAFYPDHNRWYEVRAYPARPGITVYFRNVTEQIQAQAALQHSEKRYQTLFESIDEGFCVIELVFEKDIAIDYRLVEVNPAFEQQTGLTQAVGKTIRELIPEIETFWFDIYAQVLRTGEPTRFQDHSAAMNRWFDIYAFRLEPAESNKVAVLFQDVTERRRIETEREAAREAADQANQIKDEFLAVLSHELRTPLNPILGWIKLLQSGKLDANQQRGALATIERNAKLQSRLIEDLLDISRIIQGKLLLNPTIVDLTQIISAAVETVRLAAAAKNIQLTLTFNPTAPVSADPVRLQQAICNLLTNAVKFTPDGGTVTVTLRSSDHRAEIQVIDTGKGIQPNFLPRIFDSFQQEDGSTTRKFGGLGLGLAIVQRIIEMHGGTVQAESQGVNHGATFIVKLPMNLQAQLSKSALEPHCPDAAQEGELNHVTVLLIDDDLDTREYQAFLLEQNGATVIAVPSGLAALQVLDQTLPNVIVSDLGMPEMDGYLLIRQIRARTSKWGGEIPAIAVSAYAGEFNQQQALEAGFQQHLAKPIEPEELIRAIATLSRSQA
- the glnT gene encoding type III glutamate--ammonia ligase, translated to MTHQLNPDLQQFKTMLKDQGVKYAIASFVDIHGMCKAKMVPLSHFDQMMQGSELFTGAALDGVPQEVSDEEVATMPDLASATILPWNSEMVWLASDLYLRGQPFEACCRSILKSVLQQAAEMGFQFNLGIETEFFILKDQDGQAVPISDRDTLAKPCYDLQGLLDNYAWVDEIVQAMNHLGWDVYSFDHEDGNGQFETDFTYTDALTMSDRLIFFRLMVKEIARKHGYFATFMPKPFANRTGSGAHYNMSLADLKTGENLFVDRADPRRCGLSKLGYQFIAGVLRHAPAICAVIAPTVNSYKRLIARGSMSGFTWAPVYICYGNNNRTNMLRIPLAGGRVECRAADISCNPYLGAAMILAAGLEGIREGLDPGEPHTENMYTYTTAELAEMGIKMLPRTLGEAIEAFAADPLSESVMGSLMYQTYVDFKTQEWFEYHNHVSDWEVQRYMKFF
- a CDS encoding ABC transporter permease yields the protein MNPVTDASLSSPQSVDRQYKYLKPSVFWSIRQGFPRRLSALIVMISLAVPLLLWSLISYAQVVPPMFLPTPTAVVQSGIEMFINNDLISDVLTSCGRVLAGFVVAALIGVPMGIAMGTFYSMESLFAPFVGTVRYMPVTAFVPLIVIWLGLGEESKILIITLGVVLYNAIMIADAVKFIPSEMINVAYTLGATRRDVLFRVIVPATFPSVLDTLRVNISGAWNYLVIAELVAAQTGIGFRIIQAQRYLQTEKVLFCILLIGLIGLAIDYGLKWMSAVLTPWADQTRH